From a single Pelobacter seleniigenes DSM 18267 genomic region:
- a CDS encoding class I SAM-dependent methyltransferase, whose protein sequence is MKFYRQVDKTHYEFHEYVNKPRWNSIWHQIDEVISLKPNKVLEVGVGSGIFKSVISLFGIVIETIDIDKDLNPDYIGSVISMPFNDDSYDIVCAFQVLEHLPYADAIRAFHEISRVSKRYIVLSIPDFNKVWRYQLYIPKLGEIDFFIPRPSFFRKIHRFDGEHYWEIGKKQFSLRRIVDDFSFSEWKLLKTYRVRENPYHRFFIYERI, encoded by the coding sequence ATGAAATTTTATAGGCAGGTTGATAAAACTCATTACGAATTTCATGAATATGTTAATAAGCCTCGATGGAATAGTATTTGGCATCAGATTGATGAAGTTATATCTTTAAAACCAAATAAAGTTCTTGAGGTCGGTGTTGGATCTGGAATATTTAAATCTGTTATTTCATTATTTGGTATAGTTATTGAGACTATTGATATAGATAAAGACTTAAATCCTGATTATATTGGATCTGTCATAAGCATGCCTTTTAATGATGATAGTTATGATATTGTTTGTGCATTTCAGGTTCTTGAACATTTGCCTTATGCTGATGCAATCAGAGCATTTCACGAAATTTCAAGAGTTAGTAAAAGGTATATAGTGCTAAGTATTCCAGATTTTAATAAAGTTTGGAGGTATCAACTTTATATTCCCAAGTTAGGTGAAATTGACTTTTTTATTCCGAGGCCTTCTTTTTTTAGAAAAATTCATCGGTTTGATGGCGAACATTACTGGGAAATAGGGAAGAAACAGTTTTCTCTCAGAAGGATTGTCGATGATTTTTCATTTTCTGAATGGAAATTGCTTAAAACGTATCGAGTTAGAGAAAATCCTTATCACCGATTTTTTATTTATGAAAGGATTTAG
- a CDS encoding glycosyltransferase family 2 protein yields MNIYFSVIVPVYNKVSTISRCLKSVLEQSYQDFELIIVDDASTDGSREKIQSINDQRIRRLYRDVPGPGGYAARNYGIQKARGSWICFLDADDEWCKNHLYEVHDLTVRYSTDLVSTSWFDSWGAIVKKCAFAAKYKKKKELVINFDQFLLLSSRGRSPVHTNVIAIRRGFLSEKDEFPSGIYNRGGDVMTWAKLISKADKIVCTSLVTSYYHRNDSMVTKITHPQVENNPIFHFCRKKLTKASDVKKKINLKKFSNYHIFHGLIYCISIGELTVEKCNYYYFTGNPVRYLLLLVYAFFPSSIQKKIWHFYQRIK; encoded by the coding sequence ATGAACATATATTTTTCAGTAATCGTTCCCGTCTATAACAAAGTGTCAACTATTTCTCGATGTTTAAAATCTGTACTGGAACAAAGTTATCAAGATTTTGAGTTAATAATAGTCGATGATGCTTCAACTGATGGAAGTAGAGAGAAAATCCAGAGTATAAATGATCAGCGGATACGGCGATTATATCGAGACGTTCCTGGTCCTGGAGGGTATGCAGCGCGTAACTACGGAATCCAGAAAGCACGAGGTTCTTGGATTTGTTTTCTTGATGCAGATGATGAATGGTGTAAAAATCATTTGTATGAAGTTCATGATTTAACGGTTCGTTACTCGACAGATTTGGTTTCGACGAGTTGGTTTGATTCTTGGGGGGCTATTGTAAAAAAATGTGCTTTTGCTGCGAAATATAAAAAAAAGAAAGAGTTGGTCATTAATTTTGATCAATTTCTTTTGCTCTCGTCCCGTGGGCGGTCTCCCGTTCATACAAATGTAATCGCTATTAGGAGAGGTTTTCTGAGTGAAAAGGACGAATTCCCAAGTGGTATCTATAATCGTGGAGGCGATGTTATGACTTGGGCAAAACTTATTTCTAAAGCCGATAAGATTGTTTGTACCTCATTGGTTACTTCTTATTACCATCGTAATGATTCAATGGTCACTAAAATTACTCATCCTCAGGTTGAGAATAACCCAATATTTCATTTTTGTAGGAAAAAGTTGACAAAGGCCTCTGACGTTAAAAAGAAGATTAATCTTAAAAAATTTTCAAATTACCATATTTTTCATGGCTTAATTTACTGTATTTCAATAGGTGAATTAACGGTTGAAAAATGTAATTATTATTATTTTACCGGCAACCCGGTTCGATATCTTCTTTTATTGGTTTATGCTTTTTTCCCGAGCTCTATTCAAAAAAAAATCTGGCATTTTTACCAAAGGATAAAATGA
- a CDS encoding glycosyltransferase family 4 protein encodes MKILIVSQEYPPMLGGAGMVARQNAESLAGRGHQVTVLTRIAGSCLEKSHQINIVGVPGGSKFWVLFFALKLRLMDLGKFDTIIINDVGAALVFSLSFFGENIHSRCFVYFHGSECNKFFIKPSIFFKIFYLRKKYKKFLSQCHKIISVSYFLKNEIVRYLPSDFDIQKIKVVSNGVDHSMFRPTLSDVRSDLGIPRSTILLFSVGRIVKEKGFFVMLDLFEKLSQGPNRFFWIVAGNGPDLETLKVQAAQGNVSDNIRFLGPVARDELPRYYSAADLFWLLSSREAFSLVSIEAQMCGCPVLCLGGHGMSETILSRDSGFVVDNASLALDVLAQLRFKELNRKKIRTSAKRFSVERQIDMLESVLFS; translated from the coding sequence ATGAAAATCTTAATTGTTTCTCAGGAATATCCTCCTATGCTTGGAGGAGCTGGTATGGTTGCCAGACAGAATGCAGAGTCTCTAGCGGGCAGAGGTCATCAGGTCACCGTTTTGACCAGGATTGCTGGGAGCTGCTTGGAAAAAAGCCACCAAATAAATATAGTTGGTGTCCCTGGAGGCAGTAAGTTTTGGGTGTTGTTTTTCGCTTTGAAATTACGTTTAATGGATCTTGGAAAGTTTGATACTATCATTATTAATGATGTCGGAGCTGCATTGGTCTTTTCTCTGTCTTTCTTTGGGGAAAATATTCATTCTCGGTGCTTTGTCTATTTTCATGGATCTGAGTGCAATAAGTTCTTTATAAAACCATCTATATTTTTCAAGATTTTCTATCTAAGAAAAAAATACAAAAAATTCCTATCACAGTGTCATAAAATAATTTCTGTTAGTTATTTTTTAAAAAATGAGATAGTTAGATATCTTCCTTCCGATTTTGATATACAGAAAATAAAGGTTGTCTCTAATGGAGTAGATCATTCCATGTTCAGGCCAACACTGTCAGACGTTCGCAGTGACCTGGGAATTCCTCGCTCCACAATTTTACTATTTTCTGTTGGGCGTATTGTTAAAGAAAAAGGCTTTTTCGTCATGCTGGACCTTTTTGAAAAATTGTCTCAAGGTCCCAATCGGTTCTTTTGGATTGTTGCTGGAAATGGCCCAGATCTAGAAACACTGAAAGTTCAAGCAGCACAGGGAAATGTTTCTGATAATATTCGATTTTTAGGACCTGTGGCTCGGGACGAGTTACCTCGTTATTATTCTGCAGCTGATTTGTTTTGGTTACTTTCATCAAGGGAAGCTTTTTCTTTGGTGTCTATAGAGGCTCAAATGTGTGGGTGTCCCGTTTTGTGCCTTGGAGGCCACGGTATGAGCGAGACAATTCTCAGTAGAGATAGTGGTTTTGTTGTCGATAATGCTTCGTTGGCACTCGATGTTCTAGCTCAACTTAGGTTTAAAGAGTTAAATAGAAAGAAAATCAGGACTTCTGCAAAAAGATTTTCTGTAGAGAGACAAATTGATATGCTGGAAAGTGTCCTTTTTTCTTAA
- a CDS encoding glycosyltransferase, with protein sequence MKKILYIVSTLRRSGPTQQLYNLLRFSERGLFSPLILTLSPEPGDSFQQMFLELGTRIESLGLRRAEGLFFTGAQLRRRIDQFNPDLIHSQGFRADLLLARARLPIPWLLTCRNDPYVDYSGMYGLILGRLMAFRHLSAMKRCSHVVACSKTIANCLHGRGIRSTAIPNGVQLLSPSGQIFLRNGGLKPPVFLSMGSLIPRKNMELLVKAFVQFSNFNSGTLLILGDGRNMEKLKSIASTSTSVIFAGQVDNVVEYLSKADYFVSSSFSEGLPNSVLEALSAGLPAILSDIPSHREIAQECPEACKLFKLNNGMDELVSIFSKASTIFSGVSRVGISRSVEKTFSAQSMSENYQQEYLRIINLR encoded by the coding sequence ATGAAAAAGATTTTGTACATAGTGTCAACTCTGCGCAGATCTGGGCCAACTCAACAGCTGTATAACTTATTGCGGTTCAGCGAGAGGGGCTTATTTAGCCCATTAATTTTGACCCTATCTCCAGAACCTGGCGACAGCTTTCAGCAGATGTTTTTGGAGCTAGGTACTCGTATTGAATCATTAGGTTTGAGGAGGGCTGAAGGCCTATTTTTTACTGGGGCACAGTTGCGTAGAAGAATTGATCAATTCAATCCGGATTTAATACACTCTCAAGGATTCAGAGCCGATTTATTGTTAGCACGAGCCAGATTACCTATCCCTTGGCTACTGACTTGTCGCAATGACCCTTATGTAGACTACTCTGGTATGTATGGATTGATTCTTGGGCGACTGATGGCCTTTAGGCATTTGTCTGCTATGAAGAGGTGCTCTCATGTGGTCGCCTGCTCGAAGACAATAGCAAATTGTCTCCATGGTAGAGGAATTAGATCGACAGCTATACCAAATGGAGTTCAATTACTGTCGCCATCCGGACAAATCTTTCTCCGGAATGGGGGATTAAAACCACCTGTGTTTCTCTCAATGGGCTCTCTTATTCCACGAAAAAATATGGAATTGCTCGTTAAGGCATTTGTTCAGTTCTCTAACTTCAATTCTGGAACCTTATTGATTTTAGGAGATGGGCGTAATATGGAAAAGCTCAAATCCATAGCTAGTACTAGTACAAGTGTTATTTTTGCCGGACAGGTCGATAATGTGGTTGAATACCTAAGTAAGGCCGATTATTTTGTTTCGTCTTCTTTTTCAGAAGGTTTGCCAAATAGTGTTCTTGAAGCTCTTTCCGCTGGTCTGCCTGCTATTTTGTCGGATATCCCCTCGCATCGAGAAATCGCACAAGAGTGTCCTGAGGCATGTAAACTTTTTAAATTGAATAATGGAATGGATGAGCTTGTGTCAATTTTTTCTAAAGCTTCAACTATTTTCTCTGGTGTTTCAAGAGTGGGTATATCTCGGTCTGTTGAGAAAACGTTTTCGGCCCAGAGTATGTCTGAAAATTATCAACAAGAATACTTGAGGATCATAAATCTTAGATGA
- a CDS encoding TolB family protein, which translates to MNSNFSLFERFLARGLGHFPFLKRITKAVYSRVIYLLYMSSKCSSSLGPACQVLNDDLENFFGYYDKSPVNSIGSVICCRSPYDTRQIPSKNQLIFLSVYLENEIAPCLNIPLNAYNWQQGARAQWISNDNFIFNKYDDIDNRYIAIVYSVKTGSEVKRFELPVQDAFRSDYFLSINYSRVMSVRPDYGYRNLEGLASEQLHNLEDDGIWRVDYDTGRIKLIKTLESICQIKKQKLFPECFHEINHIMISPNGQSAIFIHRYYYKKRRFDRLFLLDVKSEKLKLLADNEMVSHCCWVDTKTIFGYLRGPGGLDGYWLIDCVTGEFKRFLNHFLDRFGDGHPHCCGNKFVTDSYPDKSRMQHLFLGNLKTGEVTELGRYKHGFDFSGECRCDLHPRLSPDGKRVYFDSVFSGKRQLYYQDISG; encoded by the coding sequence ATGAATTCAAATTTTAGCTTATTTGAGAGATTCCTTGCTAGGGGGCTGGGACACTTCCCTTTTCTTAAAAGAATCACTAAGGCTGTCTACTCGAGAGTTATTTATTTATTGTACATGAGTAGTAAATGCAGCTCTTCTTTAGGCCCTGCTTGTCAAGTCTTAAATGATGATCTGGAGAACTTTTTTGGATATTATGATAAATCCCCTGTTAATAGCATTGGCTCCGTGATTTGTTGCCGGTCTCCATATGATACCCGCCAAATTCCATCTAAGAATCAATTAATATTTCTTAGCGTTTATTTAGAAAATGAAATTGCCCCTTGTCTTAATATTCCATTAAATGCTTATAATTGGCAGCAAGGTGCACGCGCTCAATGGATATCAAATGACAACTTCATTTTTAACAAATATGACGATATTGACAACAGGTATATTGCGATTGTTTATTCTGTAAAAACTGGATCTGAGGTTAAAAGATTTGAACTGCCTGTTCAGGATGCTTTTAGGTCTGATTATTTTTTGTCAATAAACTATTCACGTGTCATGAGTGTTCGTCCCGATTACGGTTACCGTAATTTAGAAGGTCTAGCATCAGAACAGCTTCATAATTTAGAAGATGATGGTATCTGGAGAGTTGATTACGATACCGGTCGTATAAAATTAATTAAAACATTAGAGAGTATATGTCAGATAAAAAAACAAAAATTATTTCCCGAGTGCTTTCACGAAATTAATCACATTATGATTTCTCCAAATGGGCAATCCGCCATTTTTATACATCGTTACTATTATAAAAAACGTCGATTTGATAGGCTTTTTCTCTTGGACGTTAAGTCTGAGAAATTGAAGCTGTTAGCAGACAATGAGATGGTTAGTCATTGTTGCTGGGTAGATACTAAAACGATTTTTGGTTATTTACGAGGCCCTGGGGGCTTGGATGGTTATTGGTTAATTGACTGTGTGACTGGCGAATTTAAGCGTTTCTTAAATCATTTTCTGGACAGGTTTGGGGATGGACATCCTCATTGTTGTGGAAATAAATTTGTTACTGATTCCTATCCCGATAAGTCGCGGATGCAACATTTGTTTTTAGGTAATCTGAAAACAGGTGAGGTGACCGAGTTGGGACGCTATAAGCATGGCTTCGACTTTTCAGGGGAGTGCCGTTGCGACCTTCATCCCCGCCTTTCTCCGGATGGGAAAAGAGTGTACTTTGATTCTGTTTTCAGTGGCAAACGGCAATTATACTATCAGGATATCTCAGGATGA
- a CDS encoding glycosyltransferase, which produces MKFSVLMSVYSGDSPCFFDLSIESIWSKQIATPEEIVIVKDGFLPEDLESVLLKWKSIIGEKLNLVSISRNEGLGKALNIGLTQCKHELVARMDADDVAVAERFLLQLEWFSQNSSLDVVGSNAWEIDNSGRIQRIREMPTDHNDIIKTLWACPLLHPTVMFKKEKIISAGNYNPSLRRRQDYELWFRCAEMGYRFANIPQPLLKYRFDRDGHNKQTPGTAWQQGIIGYRGCESVAKSLNVQVPILNKYACFVPFFRSLLPRRLQNFMYDKLSPFDPRSRTRLD; this is translated from the coding sequence ATGAAATTTTCTGTATTGATGTCTGTCTACTCAGGAGATTCCCCCTGTTTTTTTGACCTATCAATAGAGAGTATATGGTCCAAGCAGATAGCCACCCCTGAAGAAATTGTTATTGTTAAAGACGGATTCTTGCCCGAAGATCTTGAATCAGTGCTTCTTAAATGGAAATCGATTATTGGTGAAAAGCTCAATTTAGTAAGCATTAGCCGAAATGAGGGGCTGGGAAAAGCTTTGAATATAGGGCTTACTCAATGTAAGCATGAATTAGTCGCCAGAATGGATGCAGATGATGTCGCTGTGGCGGAGCGATTTTTGTTGCAGCTTGAATGGTTTTCTCAAAACAGCTCTCTTGATGTTGTTGGAAGTAATGCGTGGGAAATTGATAATTCTGGGCGAATCCAAAGAATAAGGGAAATGCCAACTGATCACAATGATATCATCAAAACCCTTTGGGCATGCCCCCTTCTGCATCCGACCGTAATGTTTAAAAAGGAAAAAATTATCAGTGCGGGGAATTACAATCCTTCGTTGAGACGAAGGCAGGATTATGAACTTTGGTTTCGTTGTGCTGAAATGGGATATCGTTTTGCCAATATCCCTCAGCCTCTCCTGAAGTATCGGTTTGATAGGGACGGTCATAATAAGCAGACCCCTGGGACAGCTTGGCAGCAAGGGATTATCGGTTATCGTGGTTGTGAATCTGTAGCAAAATCTCTGAATGTGCAAGTGCCTATTCTTAATAAATATGCTTGTTTTGTTCCTTTTTTTAGATCTCTACTCCCCAGGAGACTTCAAAATTTTATGTATGACAAATTGAGCCCATTTGATCCCCGCTCTAGGACCCGTCTGGATTGA
- a CDS encoding NAD-dependent epimerase/dehydratase family protein → MKILVTAGGGFVGSSLLKSLRGVSTLDVKGLVRRKSAFSPRLMNITQIDDLINGLSLSFLSGFDLVIHNAACVHQMKSVADLAKYREENTVTTLNLARQAAAAGVKRFIFLSTIKVIGEESPTGRPYSEETVVNPQDAYAISKYEAEQGLWDIARSTELDVVIIRLPLVYGPGVKANFLRMLQWADKGVLLPFGAIHNKRSLIGLENLNDFILTCLTHPAAANQLFLVSDNHDLSTSELVGFLAGYLGRSSRQISLPPSILSLLSLLLGKRDEFSRLCGSLQVDISKAKTLLGWEPPLTVAAGLQKTAEWYIENKRKGFRL, encoded by the coding sequence ATGAAAATTTTAGTTACAGCTGGAGGAGGTTTTGTCGGCTCAAGCTTACTTAAGTCTTTGAGGGGTGTTTCCACGCTAGATGTGAAGGGACTCGTTCGCCGTAAAAGTGCTTTTTCTCCACGTCTAATGAATATTACCCAAATTGATGATCTTATAAACGGGCTGTCGCTCTCGTTTTTATCTGGATTTGATCTTGTCATTCACAATGCTGCCTGTGTTCACCAAATGAAGTCAGTTGCGGACTTAGCTAAATATCGTGAAGAAAATACCGTGACAACTCTGAATTTGGCTAGGCAGGCCGCCGCCGCTGGTGTGAAACGGTTTATTTTCCTCAGCACTATCAAAGTCATTGGTGAAGAGTCTCCTACTGGGCGGCCTTATTCTGAGGAAACGGTTGTAAACCCTCAAGATGCTTACGCCATCTCCAAATACGAAGCAGAACAGGGTTTATGGGATATAGCACGTTCAACAGAGTTGGACGTTGTTATTATCCGTCTGCCCCTGGTTTATGGCCCGGGAGTAAAAGCTAACTTTTTACGCATGCTGCAATGGGCCGATAAAGGTGTTCTGCTACCATTTGGGGCTATCCACAATAAGCGCAGCTTGATTGGGCTTGAAAATCTAAATGACTTTATCCTAACCTGCCTGACACATCCTGCTGCAGCAAACCAGCTTTTTCTGGTGTCTGATAACCACGATCTTTCAACATCGGAGTTGGTGGGGTTTTTGGCTGGGTATCTCGGTCGTTCCAGTCGCCAAATTTCCTTGCCTCCTTCGATACTTTCACTGCTTTCCCTTTTATTGGGTAAAAGAGATGAGTTCAGCCGCTTGTGCGGTTCTTTACAGGTCGATATCTCAAAAGCGAAAACATTGCTCGGCTGGGAGCCTCCGCTGACAGTTGCAGCCGGTCTTCAAAAAACAGCAGAGTGGTATATTGAGAACAAGCGCAAAGGGTTTCGCCTGTGA
- a CDS encoding polysaccharide biosynthesis protein — protein sequence MKEKVLRYRFTLIFFMTALLTMAALFLAYSIRFDFDIPLPFWFRFETLLPVVILIKLPLFWHFGCFKGWWRYVSMPDLVQIFKANVIGTCLFVIYAVLMYRLDGIPRSVLFLDGLICFVLIGGVRFLTRAVREQYFPVLKFSDLQKKKRVLIFGAGHAGQMIAREIQSNPELGLGIVGFIDNDPFKQKTTFLGCPVLGGHADVATIVQDRQIEQIIIAIPSASGRTIQEIVRLCRQTSADFKILPGVGELINGRVSVLQARDVDLEDLLGRAPIRLDEHEISHYLHSKRVLISGAGGSIGSEICRQVLRFHPAELVLVDIAETATFNIDRELAQTAGNVSVRPIVGSVCDRSLMEEVFADLKPQVVFHAAAYKHVPLMESNPCEALRNNINGTCVLGDMSDRYAVEKFVMISTDKAVRPSSIMGVSKRIAELYVQALDARSKTSYVTTRFGNVLGSNGSVIPIFKEQIAKGGVVTVTHPEVSRFFMTIPEASQLVLQAGSMGHGGEIYLFDMGEPIKIVTLAEELIRLSGFKPYEDIEIVFTGLRPGEKLHEELLLADEGVLPTQHVKIQIANSVSRPYEELKDKIESLVDECSGLHFSALQDRLSAIVPEYAAPVGLHVSCGNQMNRAGA from the coding sequence ATGAAGGAAAAAGTGCTGCGTTATCGATTTACGCTGATTTTTTTTATGACTGCGTTATTGACCATGGCAGCATTGTTTTTGGCCTATTCTATCCGCTTTGATTTTGATATTCCTCTGCCGTTTTGGTTTCGATTCGAGACCCTTCTTCCTGTGGTCATTCTGATAAAGCTACCTTTGTTCTGGCACTTTGGTTGCTTCAAGGGGTGGTGGCGTTATGTGTCCATGCCCGATCTTGTGCAAATATTCAAAGCCAATGTCATTGGGACCTGTCTTTTTGTTATCTATGCAGTGTTAATGTATCGCCTTGATGGTATTCCACGATCGGTCCTTTTTTTGGATGGATTGATCTGTTTTGTGCTTATCGGCGGTGTGAGGTTCCTGACTCGGGCAGTACGAGAGCAGTATTTTCCCGTTTTGAAATTCAGCGATTTACAGAAAAAAAAGCGTGTTCTTATCTTTGGAGCCGGACATGCCGGGCAAATGATCGCCAGAGAAATTCAATCTAATCCTGAGCTTGGTTTAGGGATCGTTGGTTTTATAGACAATGACCCCTTTAAACAGAAAACAACATTTTTGGGGTGTCCGGTCCTGGGCGGGCATGCTGATGTCGCTACCATTGTACAAGATCGTCAAATCGAGCAAATCATTATCGCAATTCCTTCCGCTAGCGGCAGGACAATTCAAGAAATTGTTAGGTTATGTCGGCAAACTTCGGCAGATTTCAAGATACTGCCAGGAGTTGGTGAACTCATCAATGGTCGGGTTTCGGTGCTTCAGGCGAGGGATGTTGATCTTGAAGATTTGCTTGGGAGGGCGCCTATCAGGCTTGATGAACATGAAATCAGTCATTACTTGCATTCCAAAAGGGTGTTGATTTCAGGTGCGGGAGGAAGCATTGGTAGTGAGATCTGTCGACAGGTTTTGCGTTTTCATCCAGCAGAGCTGGTTTTGGTGGATATTGCAGAAACCGCAACTTTTAACATAGATAGAGAGTTGGCCCAAACCGCGGGCAATGTATCTGTCAGGCCGATTGTCGGTAGTGTTTGTGATCGCAGTTTAATGGAGGAAGTTTTTGCAGATTTAAAGCCCCAGGTTGTTTTTCATGCTGCTGCCTATAAGCATGTGCCGTTGATGGAAAGTAATCCATGCGAGGCTTTGCGTAATAATATCAACGGAACATGTGTTCTTGGTGATATGTCTGATAGGTATGCTGTTGAAAAATTTGTCATGATTTCTACAGACAAGGCCGTTCGTCCCAGCAGTATCATGGGAGTGAGTAAGAGAATTGCGGAGCTTTATGTGCAGGCACTGGATGCCAGAAGTAAAACCAGCTATGTGACTACGCGGTTTGGGAATGTCCTGGGGAGTAACGGTAGCGTTATCCCTATTTTTAAAGAACAGATTGCCAAGGGGGGCGTGGTGACTGTCACCCATCCCGAGGTGTCGCGGTTTTTTATGACGATTCCGGAGGCCTCACAATTGGTTCTGCAGGCGGGGAGCATGGGGCATGGGGGCGAAATATACCTGTTTGATATGGGGGAGCCTATTAAGATTGTAACTCTTGCAGAAGAGTTAATTCGCCTCAGCGGCTTCAAGCCTTATGAAGATATCGAAATTGTGTTTACCGGTCTTAGGCCTGGGGAAAAACTGCATGAAGAATTGCTGCTTGCTGATGAGGGCGTCTTGCCAACCCAGCACGTAAAAATACAAATAGCAAACTCTGTGTCCCGACCTTATGAGGAATTGAAAGACAAGATCGAGTCACTTGTGGATGAATGCTCGGGCCTGCATTTTAGTGCTTTGCAAGATAGATTGTCAGCTATTGTCCCGGAATACGCTGCCCCTGTGGGCCTTCACGTTAGTTGCGGCAATCAAATGAATCGTGCAGGGGCCTGA
- a CDS encoding prepilin peptidase: MVRLFDYYVFFGGAFILGGAIGSFLNVCIFRIPEKKSIIYPPSSCPACGQRISWYQNIPILSYLFLRGRCGFCHKPISLRYPAIEFLSGGLFVLTLYYFRLTPATLVYWLFVSALVVISFIDLDHQIIPDVISLPGIVVGFICSFFIPWVSWLDSLLGIVLGGGVLLTIAWLYELLTKREGMGGGDIKLLAMLGAFLGWKAILPIVFVASLIGTLVGVPLMLVQKGNSRLAIPFGPFLALSALVNLFWGPRLIHWYLGLMVH; this comes from the coding sequence TTGGTGAGGCTTTTTGATTATTATGTATTTTTTGGAGGAGCCTTTATCTTAGGGGGGGCTATTGGTTCTTTCCTGAATGTCTGTATTTTTCGTATTCCTGAAAAGAAATCCATCATTTACCCGCCGTCGTCCTGTCCTGCCTGTGGGCAGAGGATTTCCTGGTATCAGAATATTCCGATTCTAAGTTATCTTTTTTTGCGTGGTCGGTGTGGTTTTTGCCATAAACCTATTTCGTTACGCTACCCCGCCATTGAGTTTCTGTCGGGCGGGTTGTTTGTGCTGACCCTTTATTATTTTCGTTTGACTCCAGCCACACTTGTTTATTGGTTGTTCGTGTCGGCACTCGTTGTCATCTCATTCATTGATCTCGACCATCAGATCATCCCTGATGTTATCAGCCTGCCTGGAATTGTCGTCGGTTTTATCTGCTCATTCTTTATTCCCTGGGTTTCCTGGCTTGATTCATTGTTGGGGATTGTTCTTGGGGGAGGGGTATTGCTGACGATCGCCTGGTTGTATGAATTGCTGACTAAAAGAGAAGGTATGGGAGGAGGGGATATCAAGCTTCTTGCCATGCTCGGGGCGTTTCTTGGCTGGAAGGCCATTCTGCCGATTGTTTTTGTAGCGTCTTTAATTGGGACATTAGTTGGGGTTCCATTGATGTTGGTACAAAAAGGGAATAGCCGTTTGGCAATTCCTTTCGGACCATTTTTAGCGCTATCGGCGCTGGTTAATTTGTTTTGGGGACCCCGCCTTATTCATTGGTACTTGGGATTGATGGTGCACTGA
- a CDS encoding helix-turn-helix transcriptional regulator encodes MQQNHVREIRESLLMSKAELARKADVSPLTITRIERGCPCRMETMRKIILALGFQLADRGKVFPE; translated from the coding sequence ATGCAACAAAATCATGTCAGGGAAATTCGTGAATCTTTGCTAATGAGCAAAGCTGAGTTGGCTCGAAAAGCCGATGTTTCGCCATTAACTATCACCAGAATTGAACGCGGCTGTCCCTGTCGTATGGAGACGATGCGCAAAATCATCCTGGCATTGGGGTTTCAGCTGGCTGATAGGGGTAAGGTGTTTCCGGAATAG